The Palaemon carinicauda isolate YSFRI2023 chromosome 20, ASM3689809v2, whole genome shotgun sequence DNA segment GGTTTTTCTATTTATAGTAGTAGTACAGTACTATGTTTCATGTACTGTATAGTAcattatttggatttttttcttaGAGAATGCAATGGCTCTTGACCACTGAAGCTTTGAATTATAAAATTTCAGGGAAGCAGGTTTGGATAATCTTGCAAAGAACTCTTAACACTGTAAGAAAAGAACCAACGCAGATTGTAACGGCACTAAGGATTGTTGAACGGGAGGAACGTGCTGACCAGTTTGCCTTACAGGTATATCCTGATGATACCTTTAAAAGTACAAATATATCAATAGCAGATTTTCATGTACAGTAGGTACATTGCCCATAAGCATATTCTCATCAAAAGAATTAACTGAGAAGTATAATTCCCAAGAAAGGCTTAGCATTGTTGTGACTATTAATGTACAATTCACTTTCAGAGACAAAAAGGGTCTGGTTTCCTACCGCCTGGTCGTCCAAAAAAATGGCGTGAGAAGTCGTTCAACGTACTGGAAGATGCTGTTGCACAGCGCATTGAAGGCAACCAGTTTGAAGATAGAGAAGGAAGTAAGAATTGGCTTATCAAACATTTAGAGGTCAGTATATTCAATACTAACattgttttgctttaatatattttttgcatgTATATGGAGAAAACAACTATCAAACTGTTATAATTAACCTATTGTTATTAACCTTTTtacacccaaaggacgtactggtacgtttcacaaaacccacctctttacccccatggacgtaccggtgcgtccttgcaaaaaaatgctttaaaaatttttttttttcatatttttgataattttttgaaaaaattcaggcattttccaagagaatgagaccaacttgatctctctatgacaaaaattaagacttgttagagcaattttaaaaaaatatacagcaaaatgtgctgggaaaaaaataaccccttgggggttaagggttggaaatttacaaagagcctgggggtaaaagggttaagcaatacTCATGCTATATTTAAAGCTTCATTGAACATTGTCATAAGAAGATGAAAGATTGTACTAGGTGTTGAAGATCTGCAAATGGTACTGAGCAATTATATTAAAGGTTCTGGTACAATTGGCTTTGGATTTCATTGAAGCCAGAGAGGCAGTACGAGTGATTTGGTGCCAAACAAGGCATTATAAATAAGCTCCAATAAATAGAAAAGAACTTTTCCTAaagatatatatgtgaatattcttCTTTGTGAAGTAGtgacatcttaaaatattttatagagcTATTACATTTCTCTGAAGTCCAGTTAATTTCCTGATTTGCTCGTTTTCCAGGTCATCCGGTTGCTTTTACTTGAAGACATGAAAGTCATTAGGTCTTTGTGCGTGCCTTGTTTTCCTCCTCATTATGATATCACAAACCGCTATGTGCAGATGTATCACAAAAGTTTAGCATCACATGTAAGTAAAGTACAGTGTAAGCTTAGAcaattgtatactgtatacatttttcaTAAGTGCTCCCATTACCTTACCTGTTTCTGACTTTACGTAAATAAGTCTTTCATTTGAATTAATACATGCATGATAGTACATACTGTGTAATTTAGATACAGtatttttaaatttgattaagttgtgTCTTTCAATTTTCAACTTGTGTGTTTGCCatgaaggaaatatgaataaaacctAATTTTACAGTTTTGAATGGTATCTAACAGAGCACCTATATAATTACAGCTTATAGAATTGGTTGATGGTGGTCTAGAAGACAATGAATATGTTTCATTACTTTCCTGGGTTCTAAATGTTTACGGAGGAAAAGAATTGATGGGACATCCTACGCTCAATATAAATGTTGCTAAACTTGGACCATTGTTGGAGAACAAGGTCTTGGATGATCTCATTTCCAAATACCTTCAGGTAAggatattttatataaagattatcattaatattttaccATAAAGTTCTTCTAAAGAATTCTGGAAATAACTATGTCTATTTGTTTAAATGGAAATTCTGTTCAACATATATGTTAGTAATTGATGGTATGGCTTTTTTAGACAAATTTTTTCAGGTTAGTagtaatatatattttgtcaagcttttgtattcaaatttttatttgattatttacatTTTAAGATGTTTGATTGATTTTGTAAAATTGATAGGTTGTATGTATGATTTATGATGGGTAGACCCAAGGGATTTATCATTCAACATTTTTAAATTCTTGGAGTTCTCATGAAGATATTAGTTTCATGGTtgtttcaaaaagggattttgacgaaggaaaaatctatttctgggcgagagacccgtgtcgcccagtgaaatgctcctaaagcaccatttctacgggtcggagcccagaaatatctGTGATTCCTATTTTTCTAATTACGATTTGCAAGATAGGTTTTCACAATTTCTGCAAAGTTTAGGAAATtcaagaatattttcatttttctaacATAGGGAGCAGTTCCTAACACTGTAGTGTAAAGAGTTATTTGCAGAAATGTAAAGATTAATGTACAAATGCTGAGAAAATGGGTAAATTTCTTTGAATACAAATGTTGAGAAAATGGGAACAGTGTTTAAATACTGTGGAGTAAATGAGAAACTTCCTTTAAATATGAATGTTGAGAAAGTGAGAAACTTGATTAAAAGTTTAAGAAAATTATAGTTATTCACCTGTAatatatgaagcatgaaataacaaaataaaaaagtgTGTTAAATATAATGTTGAAATTCTGTTATTTCACTTGCCCAAGTTTCCAACAAAGCCGATTTCTAGGAAACATTATCCCTAATATCACCGACACAGAAAATTAGGCATTCGGTATTTACGTTTACTCATTGGCCATTCAAAATTTACTAAGTTCTATGAAATGAGAACATAACATTGAAAACTTGTTGGTTGCTCGAAGAAGTTCTTTTTAATGTCAGGAGTTTATGAATGATTGGTAAACATGTCTGTGGTGTTTAATAGCAACCATTTAGTAATCCTAAACATTATGgtaaatgatatactgtactgtacgatATATAGATATAAGCAAATGAATACAATTGACGGTTTAGTTTGTTAAACTTCACTCGCTAGTAATAAAACGAGATATTAAAAGTCAAATCTGAACATTATACGCTGAATAAGGAGAGAAGAGGACTAGTTTCTTCCTCTCAATTTGACACAACCAACGGAACTCGTAGAGAAAACCCTCGTGTCAGAATATTATTGACAAGATCATTAGATACACTTAGCTACCCAACTAGAATAATAAAATCACTACACAAAATTCTGTGATCCAATTATTGAGCAAGAGAAGAAAAACTCCAAAATTATATTAGATTGCTTACATTCTTGGTAGCCATAGAACCTATGCAATGACTAGGCAATTGTAAGCCAAAATCTTTTATGTTGGAAACAGTAAGAACTATCAGGTAAAGATGGGAAACTTCCTTTTGCGCAAAACATTCCTGAAGAATCCCAGCACTAAGgtcattaaaatgaaaaattaaataccaaTATTTGTGTAAAGTtttcttcatcatttatttatttgctttatgTTTATAATGATTAAGTATCAATGTAACTTAACCAACTTTTTATTGGCCCTAATATCAtgatgaaaatttttttgaaagaTTCAAGAGTCTTTTCCCATCTCATTTACATCTCTTTATTATAATTTCTGCAGAATGTCAATTCTAATTATGACTCTTGGATGACAAGAGCGCTTGAACTGGAGGAGAAAGAATGGTATAGATCCGAGCCTCCACAGCAAGACTCGGATTCTCACTATAAAACTGAACTGCCACAGCTTATACATGATATGGTTAAACAGAATCTGGATGTAGCAGCGACGATCAGGTGAGAAATACAGAGCTGCAAGTAATGCATCTGGTGTGACATAGGTCAGTTTAGATTTTGTGTTGAGATTTTAATGCTGGTTTTATCAtgcttatgttttgtttatattgtgaattttaatttaattctattttgaaTAAAGGCTCAGTGAACACGAGATACACAAGAATAAGATATTATTAGTCAATTTTTAGTTAGTTATGAAAATAGTAAGAGTTGCCTTAACAGACTATGGTTAAACTCATTTAAAGGGGGAGTTATGAAAATAGTAAGCGTTGCCTTTACAGACTATGGTTAAACTCATTTAAAATGGTTGTTATGGAAATAGTAAGAGTTGCCTTTACAGACTATGGTTAAACTCATTTAAAGGGGGGTGTTATGGTTTATAACTGGTGGtatttatgatttctttttattgaGAATTATATTAAGTTATTTTTCCTTATGCTTTCAGCAAATGTTTAGGTCATCTTGGTAGGCTTGTTGCATTTCTAAAACGATTTAAATAAATTTACTGTTCTTTTGTGTAATATTGAGACATTAATTCTGTTTGTGGGCAGGAATAGATCTTACTGTGTTAAGGGTTTTTATGTAATTAATCAGAGCTTGTAATGAAACCTATTTGAtgagaaaaggaaattatttaGCTTTACATCTTAGTCTGAAAAATTAtcgtgaaataatttttttctccgGCCTTTCTGTTTAGGATTACGTAGATGTATAATAAGTTCTTTCCATTCCCTCCCGTCCTTTACTCTGTCTTTTTTAACTCCTGTCCAGTCTTGGTCTTCATGTATCCCCTTTTAGGATAATTTCCTTGTCCTTCTCACAGGTTTTCATCCTGCCACATCCATATTCATTGCTTTTCAAAGCAAATTTTCTATCTCTCCTTATTTTGTATGGTAGGaagctaaagaaaataaaatgaatttgtcAAGAACTGCAAAGAAAGTCAATATTGGTTTGAAAAAAATTTACATGAAGGCTGGGGACACTGAATGATTTTTTCCTTTGAGAGTTTAGTGTTATtgaagagtttattattattgttagtgttaaaACATCATTACAGTTTAAGAAGTACAATACTAAATGGCTAAACTTTGAATTGTGgttatatttaattaattttaagcAATAAAGTATTATATGACTACATAATTTCCGAGCTGCAATGTTCTTATTTAAAAGTTTATGTAGTTCATCTCTTATTCAATGATAAAGAAATTACTAGTAGTAACAAAATAGATTATACAAATACCATTTACTGTATTTATAAAATTAAACGATAAGAAAATACTATACAATATTCAGAATCAGGTTTAATATATGAATTTCTTATCTTTGGGATATATcagtaataatgtaaacatttatttgcattttctttatttaataGTTCTGAAGTACAAGTTCAAGTCTTGATATCCAGCTTGGCTCAAGTTCGTATTTTTGCTACTAAGTATGGAGCAAGTGTTACTCGTTACAAGGAAACATATTACAGCGACAGATCGCAGGTTTGcttttatttactcatttatttgtatgtataaggATGCCAAATGCATGTTTGCTTTGCTTGTAGAATTTAAAATGAGTACACCCTTTTTACCACATGGTTAAAATTGACTAACCACATATGTTGTTGCACTCATGTCAAGTACTTTATTGAGACCACTCAGTAAGATTTCTGTTTTGAGAATTAGCTTGAAGAATGTTGAAGTTTGACAATGAAGTGAAATGAAAGCATGTGGAGCAATTACCAAGAAATTTTTTTCTAAGTGTAAGGGAAACTCAAAATCATCATCATGTTTCTTTGTCGTCAAGTTATCCATTTATGGGGATAGACATTAATGGGACACTGGATAGAACTTTCATTACTGTCTACTGTGTGTTGGATATCATTAAATGTCATATGCTTCAGCAGATTAAGGTTATCCACAGTTAGGTGGGACATTTTTTTTACCACAAATATtgcattaaagaaaattatatcccTGGAAAAAGCCTTTTTCCATAATTTATAGATGGCTTGGTTATGCTGTAGTAATCTTTACTAGCTAATgctgtggtggccaattggaaacgtccttacctggcAATCTACGGGACTatggttagagtcccactcaagcttgatagtttcttgtagtgtctgcaacctcaccatccttgtcagttaaggatgggggtttggggagcctatgggtctaccagccgagttatcagtagccattatctggccctggttctagcttgggtggagagggtgcttgggtaatgatcatatgatcagtctctagggcattgtcattgttctttgcctctgccaatcatgaactTCCTTTACAGTAGTAAACCAGTTTTAGTAGTTGGGGACGGAAAAGAAAGTAAGGTGTTGATGTTACCGCTGTTTTTATTTCAGCAAGTTCTTAATTCAATAGTATCTTTTTGTCTTACTTGAATCCCTTGACGCATCCCTTGGGAGATTTTAGAAATAGGGCTGTGGTCTTTCTGTactgtagtacatacatacatataccaaaggcacttcccccaattttggggggtagtcgacatcaacaaatgaaacaaaacaaaaaaggggacctctactctctacgttcctccagcctaaccagggactcaaccgagttcagctggtactgctagggtgacacagcccaacctcccacattatccaccacagatgaagcttcataatgctgaatcccctacttctgctacctccgcggtcatctaaggcaccggaagaagcagcagtgcctactggaaccgcgtcacaatcgctcgccattcattcctatttctagcacgctctcttgcctctctcacatctatcctcctatcacccagagctttcttcacaccatccatccacccaaaccttggccttcctcttgtacttctcccatcaactcttgcattcatcaccttctttagcaaacagccattttccattctctcaacatggccaaaccacctcaacacattcatatccactctagccgctaactcatttcttacacccgttctcaccctcaccacttcgttcctaaccctatctactcgagatacaccagccatactccttagacacttcatctcaaacacattcaatatctgtctctccatccctttcattccccacaactccgatccatacatcacagttggtacaatcactttctcatatagaactctctttacattcatgcccaaccctctattttttactactcccttaactgcccccaacactttgcaaccttcattcactctctgacgacatctgcttccactccaccatttgctgcaacaacagaccccaagtacttaaactgatccacctcctcaagtaactctccattcaacatgacattcaaccttgcaccaccttcccttctcgtacatctcataaccttactcttacccacattaactctcaacttccttctctcacacacccttccaaattctgtcattagtcggtcaagcttctcttctgtgtctgctaccagtacagtatcatctgcaaacaacaactgatttacctcccattcatggtcattctcgcccaccagttttaatcctcgtccaagcactcgagcattcacctctctcagcactccatcaacatacaagttgaacaaccacggcgacatcacacatccctgtctcagccccattctcaccggaaaccaatcactcacttcatttcctattctaacacatgctttactacctttgtagaaacttttcactgcttgcaacaaccttccaccaactccctataacctcatcacattccacattgcttccctatcaactctatcatatgctttctccagatccataaacgcaacatacacctccttaccttttgctaaatatttctcgcatatctgcctaactgtaaaaatctgattcatacaacccctacctcttctaaaaccaccctgtacttccaagattgcattctctgttttatccttaatcctattaatcattactctaccatacacttttccaactacactcaacaaactaatacctcttgaattacaacactcatgcacatctcccttacccttatatagtggtacaatacatgcacaaacccaatctactggtaccattgacaacacaaaacacatattaaacaatctcaccaaccattcaagtacagtcacacccccttccttcaacatctcggctttcacaccatccatactagatgcttttcctactctcgtttcatctagtgctctcctcacttcctctattgtaatttctctctcattctcatctcccatcactggcacctcaacacctggaacagcaattatatctgcctccctattatcctcaacattcagcaaactttcaaaatattccgcccaccttttccttgcctcctctccttttaacaaccttccatttccatctttcactgtctcttcaattcttgcgccagccttccttactctcttcacttctttccaaaacttcttcctattctcttcatatgactgacccaatccctgaccccacctcaggtcagctgccctctttgcctcacgtaccttgcgctttacttccacatttttctttctatatttttcatacttctctatactattactctgcagccattcttcaaaagccctctttttctcttccacttttaccttcactccttcattccaccattcactgcccttcctcatgctgcctccaacaaccttcttgccacatacatcacttgcaatcccaacaaaatttttttttactaacttccactcctcctctaaattaccagtttctcttactctcacctcgtcatatgccattttcaacctttcctgatatttactttttacccccggttttattagctcttcaaccctcactagctcccttttacatccacctactctattcccccactcttttgctacaactaattttccttccaccacaaaatggtcagacataccgttagccatacccctaaacacgtgcacgtctttcaatcttccaaacattcttttagttatcaacacataatccattaatgccctttctactactcttccaattgccactcttacccatgtatacttattttcatctttctttttaaaaaagctagcacttattaccatctcttgttcaacacacatatctaccagtctctcaccactctcattttcacctggtacgccatacttcccaatgataccttctacctctccagcgcccactctagcatttaagtcacccatgacaactacataattccttctacccagtccttctacacacctagttaattcattccagaactcattccgctcttcttcacttttctcactacctggcccatacgcactgacaaacgcccaacattccctacccaacctaacccttacccacattaacctagatgatatctccttccattccactactttacctgtcatccattcactcagcaatagagccacaccctctctcgctcttcccctttcaatcccagacactctaccagacatttcaccaaacatcacttcaccctttcctttcatctttgtctcacacaaggccaatacatccatccttctacttctaaacatacttccaatctcacatcttttactctctatcgtactacatccacacacattcaaacaccccaaaactagagtgcggggagcagtcactctccccccagctccatctctttgttgatgcctcgtaggatttttatacaggagaggcggttcccagccccctcgtcccgtctcttttagtcgcctcttacgacacgcagggataacgttggcgctattctaattgtttttatgcccccgcggccatggGGTATAGTGCTGTAGTACTTAAGGaaattgaataaattttcaaaataatcaatattcAAAATTTTCCCTTGAGCCTATTCAGAAATTGCACTGCATATTCGTTGAGAGAAGACATTTCAAAACTACATCTGCTTATGTATTAAGAGAATTGGTATCATTTAACTTATAGAACTAATGTATTTGATGCCATATGCTGTATGCTTTTTGAAATATGAGTTTTACAAATAGAATCAtgaatgaaaatacagtatattcaaaattatGAGATTTAGGTTTGATATAAAAAAGACTGAACATACTTGTGTGTCTTTTACAGATTCAGTATTTCACAACATACATAATTGCTTTGGCTAACAGCTGCCAGGCAATTGTAGATGTTGTTGTTACTGTGAAGTCGCAGTTTTGGAAGCCTGGCGGATCCCAACAGAATGATGGCAAGATTGCTACAGAGTTTGACGCACTTCTGACGGTTTATCAGGTAAAGTGAATTCTCTGCAGTTCATAGGTAATAATATGGGAATACTTTTAATTCTAAAATCACATACGTTATAAAGTATTTTCCAAATGAAACAAAGGTATTATGTACCCTAATTACGAGTGCATTCATGTTTGGAAAATGATTTATTCATTAGTTCTGTTTATGCACTTAGCTTTTCAATAAGTCTTGTGCATTTTATGAGTAAATTTTGCTTTTTATACTTGTTGCATAAATACATTTCTAATGTATGAGATTTGTGAATTGTTGTTGAGTATATTCCATACTGTTTACTTCACTATGTAATACTTCtaattagtaaaaaaaacaatgtaaacttATGGTAAAAAATATTAATTGAGGTAAGAAGTATTAATTGACTGTTAATTTTTGCAATATTACCATTAGAATCCTACAATTATGAGGTAATAACCATATTAAATAGTCCCATGTTTTTATAATACATTGTCATTTGAAGGCAGCATTTTGTTTATTCATCTAAATCCATTCTCATTTTTCTAACTTCATCCTTTCCATTAATTTGCCAAGGGATAAGAGTATGATTTGTTTAACTTTACTATGTACAgtacatttgtttatttttttacagtaattAAGTTTTATTCTTTGACAATAcaagatattttgaattcattactGTACGGATTTGCTTATTTAAGTAAATGGTCAtctattactattttttctttgtAACATTTGATAGAGGATTGTAAAGGATAATTAATTCTTTCACAGATTTTTATTAACTGTTTGTGTACAGTACTTGTTTCTTTCTTTGGAGTTGTTGCAATCAAGAATAGATCATTCATTGATGTTGTTAAAGGGTCTCTTCCTGCTTTAATTTACAACCTCTTTCAGAGGTTACGAGACTTGATGTGCGACTATTTACTGGAAGAAGCCTTGGTTGACCTGCAGGAGCAGTTTTCAGCATTGCTGACTCCTCGTTGGCTGAATGATACCGAACCCATGGACACCATTTGCCTCACACTGTCTGACTACTTCACTGATTATTCCCATCTTCACCAGAAGTAagtatggtaattattattattatgcagtgcTGCAGTTTAATGTGAGCACCAAGTCCTTATTTATAGATTCATAAGCCTTACTAGAAGGATTTTTTCATGAAAGAAAATTTGAGCAGAATGAAATTTAAAATGACAGGATTGATAAGTGACAAGAGATGTAAGGTAATTGATGAAAAAGAAATTATAGTACAGATAACATTGATGCTAAGGTTGTAGTCATGTGGAGTTGTAACATTTAAAAACATACTTGTGCTATAAGTTAAGTTAAAGCATTACTAGTTCTGCAGTTCAAACCTAGTAATTTTCTAGATAAGTTATATCCTATGCTGGAATAATCCAACATTCTGGCCTAACAATATCTACTCTACAATTATACAGTATTCTATTATTTAATAGTAATGCATAGAATCCCACAAAAATATGTATCTTTCAAGTTTGTACTAAAAAAAGTATACATTTTCATAAAGGAAAACACTGAGAATGCAAGCATGGATGTGCACTATGTCCATAAATGTTCACTTCCCCTATtcagtaagggtatctcaagtatcaAGTATCTTTGACAATCTGTCTCATGGCAACAGTATTTCAAGTCAGTGTCACTCagtcttaaaattttctttttcattaattccaTTATACCATGTTCCTGTTAATGTAATTTTCTGCTGGCAAGCTATGGTTTATATCAGTAGTGTATTAAATTGGGGTATATCTTCTGAGTAATAGCTCTTAAGATTGCCA contains these protein-coding regions:
- the LOC137660217 gene encoding exocyst complex component 3-like, whose amino-acid sequence is MDVGEAESEAVTRATLLVANMLQRPDQLQKVDQYRRRVQRKKASVEAMLKTAMQSQLDGVRTGLSQLQAALVDLKEIKSGLTEMETSLVRVPELSEQLYECREEYVRHSQYAAAMENLKHIFTVPESVDKTHKWIAEGKLLYAHQCLMDLENSRDDLLFELHKLPHQNPNDTRMLKEYFADVQNLSEDLGKQVWIILQRTLNTVRKEPTQIVTALRIVEREERADQFALQRQKGSGFLPPGRPKKWREKSFNVLEDAVAQRIEGNQFEDREGSKNWLIKHLEVIRLLLLEDMKVIRSLCVPCFPPHYDITNRYVQMYHKSLASHLIELVDGGLEDNEYVSLLSWVLNVYGGKELMGHPTLNINVAKLGPLLENKVLDDLISKYLQNVNSNYDSWMTRALELEEKEWYRSEPPQQDSDSHYKTELPQLIHDMVKQNLDVAATISSEVQVQVLISSLAQVRIFATKYGASVTRYKETYYSDRSQIQYFTTYIIALANSCQAIVDVVVTVKSQFWKPGGSQQNDGKIATEFDALLTVYQRLRDLMCDYLLEEALVDLQEQFSALLTPRWLNDTEPMDTICLTLSDYFTDYSHLHQKNFDHVVQLSLNTVAVRYTTAILQKRIGLKTQEDRKVVADRIISETAKLSNVYEQVAPDLVKFDSPCEVMRGLAEVIKVSDVEFLGLELHRLLRRYPDMTSDHLTALLLLRGDLGRLEVRQRVAEIMEEMRTQRTGPAPKSIFSHIHISTSLFT